The following proteins are co-located in the Engraulis encrasicolus isolate BLACKSEA-1 chromosome 2, IST_EnEncr_1.0, whole genome shotgun sequence genome:
- the zgc:65811 gene encoding CD9 antigen isoform X2: MGVDGCGQLAKCILILFSALFAVIGLGMLALGIGLRLSEHSSGIFDVNLKTQAFVIFVVILMVLGALMVLLSIFGFHGACGESVTSLRVFAVLVAIIAGAEIGFGVLVYTQSREVSENLGEVYASVYAQFVNTRDPSLGATLEVIHNLFDCCGVGGGILEVFVRDTCPSKGMWDTLTKSDCPSKIMNFFQEKAPLVLGFFLSSGAMMIAAFVCYCILSSAITNSRYGMTGII; encoded by the exons ATGGGAGTTGACGGGTGTGGACAGCTGGCAAAATGCATTCTCATTCTTTTTTCGGCACTTTTTGCG GTGATTGGATTGGGCATGCTTGCTTTGGGCATCGGGCTTAGACTCAGCGAGCACTCAAGTGGGATCTTCGATGTCAATTTGAAAACACAAGCGTTTGTCATTT TTGTGGTGATCTTGATGGTGTTGGGGGCATTGATGGTGTTGCTGTCCATTTTTGGGTTTCATGGAGCTTGCGGCGAGAGCGTCACTTCCTTGCGAGTT TTTGCTGTATTGGTGGCCATCATCGCCGGGGCAGAGATTGGATTTGGAGTGTTGGTGTACACACAAAGCAGAGAG GTATCTGAGAATCTTGGGGAGGTGTACGCATCAGTTTACGCTCAATTTGTCAACACACGCGACCCAAGCCTCGGAGCTACCCTTGAAGTCATCCATAAtttg TTCGACTGTTGTGGAGTTGGAGGGGGCATCTTGGAGGTGTTTGTCCGAGACACGTGTCCTTCGAAGGGGATGTGGGACACCCTCACAAAATCT GACTGTCCCAGCAAGATCATGAATTTCTTCCAAGAGAAGGCTCCTCTCGTTCTGGGCTTCTTCCTGTCATCTGGAGCAATGATG ATCGCCGCCTTCGTCTGCTACTGCATCCTGTCCAGTGCCATTACGAACAGCAGGTATGGCATGACTGGAATCATCTAA
- the zgc:65811 gene encoding CD9 antigen isoform X1 — protein sequence MGVDGCGQLAKCILILFSALFAVIGLGMLALGIGLRLSEHSSGIFDVNLKTQAFVIFVVILMVLGALMVLLSIFGFHGACGESVTSLRVFAVLVAIIAGAEIGFGVLVYTQSREVSENLGEVYASVYAQFVNTRDPSLGATLEVIHNLFDCCGVGGGILEVFVRDTCPSKGMWDTLTKSDCPSKIMNFFQEKAPLVLGFFLSSGAMMIIALVCSSLLVKGIKSASALPPYVLLTTSTISHISPAPAVCSAITLAVPDAEEA from the exons ATGGGAGTTGACGGGTGTGGACAGCTGGCAAAATGCATTCTCATTCTTTTTTCGGCACTTTTTGCG GTGATTGGATTGGGCATGCTTGCTTTGGGCATCGGGCTTAGACTCAGCGAGCACTCAAGTGGGATCTTCGATGTCAATTTGAAAACACAAGCGTTTGTCATTT TTGTGGTGATCTTGATGGTGTTGGGGGCATTGATGGTGTTGCTGTCCATTTTTGGGTTTCATGGAGCTTGCGGCGAGAGCGTCACTTCCTTGCGAGTT TTTGCTGTATTGGTGGCCATCATCGCCGGGGCAGAGATTGGATTTGGAGTGTTGGTGTACACACAAAGCAGAGAG GTATCTGAGAATCTTGGGGAGGTGTACGCATCAGTTTACGCTCAATTTGTCAACACACGCGACCCAAGCCTCGGAGCTACCCTTGAAGTCATCCATAAtttg TTCGACTGTTGTGGAGTTGGAGGGGGCATCTTGGAGGTGTTTGTCCGAGACACGTGTCCTTCGAAGGGGATGTGGGACACCCTCACAAAATCT GACTGTCCCAGCAAGATCATGAATTTCTTCCAAGAGAAGGCTCCTCTCGTTCTGGGCTTCTTCCTGTCATCTGGAGCAATGATG ATCATTGCTCTGGTGTGCAGCTCCCTCCTCGTGAAGGGGATCAAGTCTGCCTCCGCTCTTCCTCCCTATGTTCTCCTCACCACCTCTACCATCTCCCACATCTCTCCAGCACCTGCTGTCTGCTCTGCAATCACTCTCGCTGTCCCAGATGCAGAAGAAGCGTAG